A genomic stretch from Mycobacterium cookii includes:
- the egtC gene encoding ergothioneine biosynthesis protein EgtC has product MCRHLGWLGRETSASALVLDPPHGLRVQSYAPRRQKHGLMNADGWGVGFFDGATPRRWRSASPLWGDVSFESVAPALRSHCVVAAVRSATVGMPIEASATAPFTDGQWLLSHNGVVDRDALPSVSAAESICDSALLAALIFDRGLDALGETIVEVGAEDPDARLNIMAANGSRLLATTWGDTLSILRRDDGVVLASEPYDDQPGWQDVPDRHLVEVTAEHVTLTELNSTKGH; this is encoded by the coding sequence ATGTGCCGACACCTCGGCTGGTTGGGTCGCGAAACCTCGGCTTCCGCATTGGTGCTCGACCCGCCGCACGGTCTTCGGGTGCAGTCGTACGCCCCGCGCCGGCAGAAGCACGGGTTGATGAACGCCGACGGTTGGGGCGTCGGATTCTTCGACGGCGCCACCCCCCGGCGATGGCGCAGCGCCTCGCCGCTATGGGGGGACGTCTCCTTCGAGTCCGTGGCACCGGCGCTGCGCAGCCACTGCGTGGTGGCCGCGGTGCGCTCGGCGACGGTCGGAATGCCGATCGAGGCCAGCGCGACTGCGCCGTTCACCGACGGGCAATGGCTGCTGTCGCACAACGGTGTCGTCGACCGCGACGCGCTGCCGTCCGTTTCAGCAGCCGAATCGATTTGCGACAGTGCGCTTCTCGCTGCGCTGATCTTCGACCGCGGACTCGACGCTCTGGGCGAGACGATCGTCGAAGTCGGAGCCGAGGATCCCGACGCCCGGCTGAACATCATGGCCGCCAACGGATCCCGGCTACTTGCGACCACTTGGGGTGACACCCTGTCGATACTGCGCCGCGATGACGGCGTGGTGCTGGCCAGCGAGCCCTACGACGACCAGCCCGGTTGGCAGGACGTCCCCGACCGTCATCTCGTCGAAGTGACCGCCGAACACGTCACGTTGACCGAACTGAATTCAACGAAGGGACATTGA
- the egtB gene encoding ergothioneine biosynthesis protein EgtB, protein MTSRETLVRDLHRARERTLRLVDFDDAELHRQYDPLMSPLVWDLAHIGQQEELWLLRGGDPDRPGILDGAVESLYDAFVHSRASRADLPLLSPEQARTYCRTVRSAALDALDTLPDKPDRNFVYGLVVSHENQHDETMLQALNLRNGPALLPDIRMLPTGRAALAGTSVLVPGGPFVLGVDPTDEPFSLDNERPAHVVDVPAFRIGRVPVTNGEWRQFIDDGGYARPRWWSARGWEHRRREDLTAPQFWHADGQTRTRFGHTEDIPADEPVQHVSYFEAEAYAAWAGARLPTEREWEKACAWDPQLHARRRYPWGADQPSSGRANLGGDALRPAPVGAYPQGASAYGVEQMLGDVWEWTSSELEPWPGFAPMIYQRYSQPFFGGDYRVLRGGSWAVESAILRPSFRNWDHPYRRQIFSGVRLAWSVDEGRR, encoded by the coding sequence GTGACGTCACGCGAGACGCTGGTCAGAGATCTGCACCGGGCGCGAGAGCGAACCCTGCGACTGGTGGATTTCGACGACGCCGAATTGCACCGCCAGTACGACCCGCTGATGAGTCCGCTGGTCTGGGACCTGGCGCACATCGGTCAGCAGGAAGAACTGTGGCTGTTGCGCGGCGGCGACCCGGACCGCCCGGGGATTCTGGACGGCGCCGTCGAGAGCCTCTATGACGCGTTTGTGCACTCCCGCGCCAGCCGCGCCGACCTGCCGCTGCTGTCGCCGGAGCAGGCGCGAACCTACTGCCGGACCGTGCGGTCGGCCGCGCTGGACGCGCTGGACACGCTGCCGGACAAACCGGACCGCAACTTCGTCTACGGGTTGGTGGTCAGCCACGAGAACCAGCACGACGAGACGATGCTGCAGGCGCTGAATCTGCGCAACGGCCCAGCGTTGCTGCCGGACATCCGCATGCTGCCGACGGGTCGGGCGGCCCTGGCCGGCACGTCGGTTCTGGTGCCCGGCGGCCCGTTCGTCCTGGGCGTCGACCCGACCGACGAGCCGTTCTCGTTGGACAACGAGCGCCCGGCGCATGTCGTCGATGTCCCCGCGTTCCGCATCGGGCGGGTCCCGGTCACCAACGGCGAATGGCGGCAGTTCATCGACGACGGCGGCTACGCCCGGCCGCGGTGGTGGTCGGCCCGGGGCTGGGAGCACCGCCGACGCGAGGACCTGACCGCGCCGCAGTTCTGGCACGCCGACGGGCAGACCCGCACCCGTTTCGGCCACACCGAGGACATCCCCGCCGACGAGCCGGTCCAGCACGTCAGCTACTTCGAGGCCGAGGCCTATGCGGCGTGGGCCGGCGCGCGGCTACCCACCGAACGCGAATGGGAGAAGGCGTGCGCGTGGGACCCGCAGCTACATGCCCGGCGCCGCTATCCATGGGGAGCCGACCAGCCGTCGTCGGGGCGGGCCAATCTCGGCGGGGACGCGCTGCGGCCCGCGCCGGTCGGTGCCTACCCGCAGGGTGCGTCAGCCTACGGCGTTGAGCAGATGCTCGGCGACGTCTGGGAATGGACCAGCTCGGAGCTGGAGCCGTGGCCGGGCTTCGCGCCGATGATCTACCAGCGCTACTCCCAGCCGTTCTTCGGCGGCGACTACCGGGTGCTGCGCGGCGGCTCGTGGGCAGTGGAATCGGCCATCCTTCGGCCCAGTTTCCGCAACTGGGACCACCCGTATCGGCGGCAGATCTTCTCCGGTGTCCGGTTGGCGTGGTCCGTCGACGAGGGCCGCCGCTGA
- the egtA gene encoding ergothioneine biosynthesis glutamate--cysteine ligase EgtA, with amino-acid sequence MAFAVASQSDSACLADGELTSASAAAQSISEHCLSDGPVGRVGLEIEAHCYDPRDPLRRPAWNEISDVLASLPPMPGGSVVTVEPGGAVELSGPPASGVTSAITAITDDQVVLRSAFAEAGLGLVLLGADPLRPAKRINPGDRYQAMEQFFRASNTGVAGAAMMTSTASVQVNLDAGPRAGWIDRVRLAHALGPTMVAIAANSPLLSGNFSGWRSTRQRVWSQLDSARCGPVLTASGEDPGIDWARYALKAPVMLVNNPEAVPVTRRVPFADWADGRELLGGRPPTRRDLDYHLTTLFPPVRPRQWLEIRYLDSVPNAIWPAVVFTLVTLLDDPVAAALAAEAVEPVATAWDAAARIGLDDPRIRSAANRCVAIAAERAPKALAEAMQRLVDAVAQGRCPADDVADLVVENGIAATVSQLALGEP; translated from the coding sequence ATGGCGTTTGCCGTCGCGTCGCAGTCGGATTCCGCGTGTCTGGCGGACGGCGAACTCACCAGCGCATCGGCCGCAGCACAGAGCATCAGCGAGCACTGCCTGTCCGACGGCCCGGTCGGCCGGGTCGGGCTGGAGATCGAAGCGCATTGCTACGACCCCCGTGATCCGCTCCGCCGACCGGCGTGGAACGAGATCTCCGACGTCCTGGCATCGCTTCCGCCGATGCCGGGCGGCAGCGTCGTCACCGTCGAACCCGGCGGCGCGGTCGAGCTCTCCGGGCCGCCGGCGTCCGGCGTCACGTCGGCGATCACCGCGATCACCGACGACCAGGTCGTCCTCCGCAGCGCCTTCGCGGAAGCCGGCCTCGGTCTGGTGTTGCTGGGTGCTGATCCGCTGCGACCGGCCAAGCGGATCAACCCGGGCGACCGGTATCAGGCCATGGAACAGTTCTTCAGAGCCAGCAACACCGGCGTCGCCGGTGCGGCGATGATGACGTCGACCGCGTCGGTTCAGGTCAACCTCGACGCCGGGCCGCGCGCAGGATGGATCGACCGAGTCCGGCTGGCGCACGCCCTGGGGCCGACCATGGTGGCGATCGCAGCCAATTCGCCGTTGCTGAGCGGAAACTTCTCCGGCTGGCGTTCGACGCGCCAACGGGTCTGGAGCCAACTCGACTCGGCCCGGTGCGGGCCGGTGCTGACCGCGAGCGGCGAGGATCCCGGAATCGACTGGGCCCGCTACGCGCTCAAGGCGCCGGTGATGCTGGTCAACAACCCTGAGGCGGTCCCGGTCACGCGCCGCGTCCCGTTTGCCGACTGGGCCGACGGCCGCGAGTTGCTCGGCGGTCGGCCGCCCACCCGCCGCGACCTCGACTACCACCTGACCACGCTGTTCCCGCCGGTCCGGCCACGGCAGTGGCTGGAGATCCGCTACCTGGACAGCGTCCCCAACGCGATCTGGCCCGCGGTGGTCTTCACCTTGGTGACGCTGCTCGACGACCCGGTCGCCGCCGCGCTCGCAGCCGAAGCCGTCGAACCGGTCGCCACCGCATGGGATGCCGCAGCCCGGATCGGGCTCGACGATCCGCGGATCCGCTCGGCGGCCAACCGCTGCGTGGCCATCGCCGCCGAGCGGGCGCCGAAAGCCCTCGCCGAGGCGATGCAGCGACTTGTCGACGCGGTGGCGCAGGGTCGCTGTCCCGCCGACGACGTTGCCGACCTGGTGGTCGAGAACGGCATCGCGGCCACGGTGAGCCAGTTGGCGCTAGGGGAGCCGTGA
- a CDS encoding sensor domain-containing protein, with product MHSRIGAGVIGAVVAVFVAPPAAAQPSDPGVVSYAVQAKGSVGNIVGGPMREESTFAQPAQNYFVDNPVCNNWADIGLPEVYNDPDLASFNGASSQTSPTDQTHFVKQAVGVFATPQAAGAAFHRVVDRTVGCSGQTTAMHLDTGATQVWTFDGGPAGAADAAWTKQEAGTDRRCFTQTRLRENVLLQAKVCQSGNGGPAVNVLAGAMQNALGQ from the coding sequence GTGCATAGTCGGATCGGCGCGGGGGTCATCGGCGCCGTGGTGGCCGTTTTCGTCGCTCCGCCGGCGGCGGCCCAGCCATCGGACCCCGGCGTGGTGAGCTACGCGGTGCAGGCCAAGGGATCGGTGGGCAACATCGTCGGCGGGCCGATGCGCGAGGAGTCGACGTTCGCCCAGCCCGCGCAGAACTACTTCGTCGACAATCCGGTCTGCAACAACTGGGCCGACATCGGGTTGCCGGAGGTCTACAACGATCCCGACCTGGCGTCGTTCAACGGCGCGAGTTCGCAGACGTCGCCGACCGACCAGACGCACTTCGTCAAGCAAGCGGTCGGCGTCTTCGCCACTCCGCAGGCCGCCGGCGCCGCGTTTCACCGCGTCGTCGACCGCACCGTGGGCTGCTCCGGGCAGACGACCGCCATGCACCTGGACACCGGGGCGACGCAGGTGTGGACATTCGACGGCGGCCCCGCGGGCGCCGCCGACGCCGCGTGGACCAAGCAGGAGGCCGGGACCGACCGCCGATGTTTCACCCAGACCCGTCTGCGGGAAAACGTGCTGCTGCAAGCCAAAGTCTGTCAGTCCGGCAACGGTGGTCCGGCGGTGAATGTGCTGGCCGGTGCCATGCAGAACGCACTGGGGCAATAG
- a CDS encoding mycofactocin-coupled SDR family oxidoreductase — MAGRVEGKVAFITGAARGQGRAHAVRLAQEGADIIAIDICQPIEGFLNPPATPENLAETADMVRGHNRRIVTAEIDVRDYDAVKAAVDSGVQQLGRLDVIVANAGISNAGSDDGDTLDKVSEKDWQDIIDVNLSGVWKTVKAAVPHILAGGRGGSIVLTSSVNGFKAYSNLHLGHYVASKHGVVGLMRAFAVELGQHMIRVNSVHPTFVNTPMVLNEGLYKLVRPDLMNPGPDDLAPFCQTFHTLPIPWVEAHDISNAVLFLASDESRYITGVTLPIDAGSCLK, encoded by the coding sequence ATGGCTGGGCGGGTCGAAGGCAAGGTCGCGTTCATCACTGGGGCGGCCCGCGGTCAAGGCCGAGCGCATGCGGTGCGTTTGGCCCAAGAGGGTGCCGACATTATTGCCATCGACATCTGCCAGCCGATCGAGGGATTCTTGAACCCGCCGGCTACGCCGGAGAACTTGGCCGAGACCGCGGATATGGTGCGAGGCCACAACCGACGCATTGTCACAGCCGAAATCGACGTACGTGACTACGACGCCGTCAAAGCCGCAGTGGACAGCGGGGTGCAGCAGCTGGGCCGACTGGATGTCATCGTGGCCAATGCCGGTATCAGCAACGCCGGCAGCGATGACGGCGACACACTCGACAAAGTCAGCGAAAAAGACTGGCAGGACATCATCGATGTGAACCTGTCGGGCGTGTGGAAGACCGTGAAAGCCGCTGTGCCGCACATCTTGGCGGGCGGCCGCGGGGGTTCGATCGTGCTGACGAGCTCGGTCAACGGGTTCAAGGCCTACAGCAATCTCCATCTTGGTCATTACGTGGCCTCCAAACATGGTGTCGTTGGCCTCATGCGGGCGTTCGCGGTCGAACTCGGCCAGCACATGATCCGCGTCAACTCGGTGCACCCCACGTTCGTGAACACTCCGATGGTGTTAAACGAGGGACTGTACAAGCTGGTCCGTCCCGACCTGATGAATCCCGGCCCCGACGATTTGGCCCCGTTCTGCCAGACGTTCCACACGCTGCCGATCCCATGGGTGGAGGCGCACGACATCAGCAACGCGGTGCTCTTCCTCGCGTCGGACGAATCCCGCTACATCACCGGTGTCACACTGCCGATCGATGCGGGCAGCTGCCTCAAGTAA
- a CDS encoding serine hydrolase domain-containing protein — protein sequence MPAPAAVPPPAPPAPNAAAAPDFVTVSKLMNDAIAARTVPGGVVAIGHGGNVDFQQAYGLRKLAGESGLDGSPAPAEPMTEDTIFDIASLTKPLATATAVMQLYEQGKVVFDDPVQTYLPDFNTGNDPQRAMVTVRMLLTHTSGEPEDVRLDDPWGLGGADKREGIFRALTMPLQSEPGEVFNYADINFILLGALIEKVTGEPEDVYVQQNVFAPLGMEETRYLPPAKACGPHVLRGAAIGWAPAPLGGMSGDCPAGTWSTSLLSRIAPTTHDDESRNDPGKNPDFDFLLRGVVFDPSTRRMGGVAGHAGVFSTVHDVSIYAQALLDRLAGRPSKFPLKQATLELMTTPEQPGHTAGQIEAANNAAQEAIAKTPNTYDPLLAPHYPAIRGQNLRGFGWDIDTAYSGTRGMIFPIGSFGHTGFTGTSLWMDPRSDTYVVLLTSAIDPREDPPIAYLRGDVATAAALALR from the coding sequence ATGCCGGCGCCCGCAGCGGTGCCCCCGCCTGCGCCACCGGCGCCCAATGCGGCTGCCGCACCGGATTTCGTAACGGTCTCCAAGCTGATGAACGATGCGATTGCGGCACGGACGGTGCCAGGTGGCGTGGTGGCGATCGGCCATGGCGGCAATGTCGATTTCCAACAGGCGTACGGCTTGCGCAAGCTTGCCGGCGAATCGGGGCTGGATGGATCGCCTGCGCCCGCGGAGCCGATGACCGAGGACACGATTTTCGACATCGCATCGTTGACGAAGCCGCTCGCAACCGCGACCGCGGTCATGCAGCTTTACGAACAAGGCAAGGTTGTATTCGACGACCCCGTGCAGACGTATTTGCCTGACTTCAACACGGGCAACGATCCACAACGTGCAATGGTGACGGTTCGCATGTTGCTGACGCACACTTCAGGCGAACCGGAAGACGTACGCCTCGACGATCCATGGGGACTGGGCGGAGCCGACAAGCGAGAAGGCATTTTCCGTGCCCTCACGATGCCGCTGCAGTCGGAGCCCGGCGAGGTTTTCAACTACGCCGACATCAACTTCATTCTGCTTGGCGCGCTGATCGAGAAAGTCACTGGCGAGCCGGAAGATGTTTACGTTCAACAGAATGTCTTTGCGCCGCTTGGTATGGAAGAAACCCGCTATCTTCCCCCGGCTAAAGCATGTGGCCCACATGTGCTGCGGGGAGCTGCGATTGGCTGGGCCCCCGCGCCACTAGGGGGCATGTCAGGGGATTGTCCTGCGGGCACGTGGAGCACGAGTCTGTTGTCGCGCATCGCACCGACGACACATGACGACGAAAGCAGGAACGATCCAGGCAAGAATCCCGATTTCGATTTCTTGCTTCGGGGCGTTGTGTTTGACCCGTCGACGCGCCGCATGGGTGGGGTGGCCGGGCATGCCGGTGTGTTCTCGACGGTGCACGACGTCAGCATCTATGCGCAGGCGCTGCTTGATCGGCTGGCGGGCCGCCCGAGCAAGTTTCCGCTGAAGCAGGCAACGCTGGAGTTGATGACGACTCCTGAGCAGCCCGGACATACCGCTGGGCAAATTGAGGCAGCCAACAACGCCGCCCAAGAAGCCATCGCGAAAACACCGAACACATACGATCCGCTACTCGCCCCGCACTATCCGGCGATCAGGGGACAAAACCTACGTGGCTTCGGCTGGGATATCGACACCGCCTATTCCGGTACGCGAGGCATGATCTTTCCTATCGGCAGCTTCGGCCACACCGGCTTTACCGGAACCTCGCTGTGGATGGACCCACGCTCGGATACCTACGTCGTTTTGCTCACGAGCGCGATCGATCCGCGAGAGGATCCGCCAATCGCGTACTTGCGAGGTGATGTGGCTACGGCGGCAGCCCTCGCCCTCCGATGA
- a CDS encoding DUF4185 domain-containing protein: protein MPQPVLPPLAPGEVIRIGPTAGTGTPTGEYGIGATDLCVFIEFPTQVEQVCGDSFAGQGVGFGGYYSPIALRVDTSSVDDPDGVKYTGVTGVTEPLLADPTPPGDSQLPAGVVQINRQNYLLVTTTKDLVPQSSRLVKAEPTHGLWQTVPGSVRDGGYADGQQSQVSGYYDPIPTPESQTGWVYIVADNFDRSQPAVLYRVAPHNFGDRSRWQGWASGPGGGWGRTPTPLWGDTIGEISFTQIDGKSVLSYFNSSTGNMEVRVADDPTSLGSAPVTTVVQHDEWPEPAESLPSPHDNRLAQPYGGYISPGSTLDELRVFVSQWHNSDPQARAPYRVIQFAVNPFKPWSEP from the coding sequence ATGCCTCAGCCGGTGCTGCCACCGCTGGCGCCCGGCGAGGTGATCCGGATCGGCCCGACCGCCGGAACCGGCACACCCACCGGCGAATACGGCATCGGGGCCACCGACCTGTGCGTGTTCATCGAATTTCCGACCCAGGTCGAACAGGTCTGCGGCGACAGCTTTGCTGGCCAGGGCGTCGGCTTCGGTGGCTACTATTCGCCGATCGCGTTACGGGTCGACACGTCGTCGGTCGACGACCCGGACGGCGTGAAATATACCGGGGTCACCGGCGTCACCGAGCCGCTGCTGGCCGACCCGACGCCGCCGGGCGATTCGCAGCTACCGGCCGGTGTCGTACAGATCAACCGGCAGAACTACTTGCTGGTGACCACCACCAAAGACCTGGTGCCACAGAGCTCACGTCTGGTCAAAGCCGAACCGACACATGGTCTTTGGCAGACCGTCCCGGGGTCGGTTCGCGACGGCGGTTACGCGGACGGGCAGCAGTCGCAGGTCAGCGGCTACTACGACCCGATACCGACACCCGAGTCGCAGACCGGCTGGGTTTACATCGTCGCCGACAACTTCGACCGCAGCCAGCCGGCGGTGCTCTACCGGGTCGCGCCGCACAATTTCGGCGACCGCTCCCGGTGGCAAGGCTGGGCGTCGGGACCCGGCGGGGGCTGGGGTAGGACGCCAACACCGTTGTGGGGCGACACGATTGGTGAGATCAGCTTCACCCAGATCGATGGCAAGTCGGTGTTGTCGTATTTCAATTCCAGCACCGGCAACATGGAAGTGCGGGTGGCTGACGACCCGACCTCGCTGGGCAGCGCACCGGTCACCACGGTCGTCCAGCACGACGAGTGGCCCGAACCCGCCGAAAGCCTGCCGTCGCCGCACGACAACCGACTGGCCCAGCCGTACGGCGGCTACATTTCGCCGGGTTCGACGCTGGACGAGCTGCGGGTGTTCGTCAGCCAGTGGCACAACAGTGACCCGCAGGCGCGGGCTCCGTACCGGGTGATCCAATTCGCGGTCAACCCGTTCAAACCTTGGTCGGAGCCGTAG
- a CDS encoding aspartate-semialdehyde dehydrogenase, protein MVAIGVVGATGQVGQVMRRLLDERDFPASSVRFFASSRSQGRKLPFRGQEIEVEDAETADPTGLDIALFSAGGAMSRVQAPRFAAAGVTVIDNSSAWRKDPDVPLVVSEVNFARDAHRRPKGIIANPNCTTMAAMPVLKVLHDEAQLVRLIVSSYQAVSGTGLAGVAELAEQARAVIDDAEQLVHDGSAVTFPEPKAYVAPIAFNVVPLAGKLVDDDSGETDEDQKLRSESRKILGIPDLLVSGTCVRVPVFTGHSLSINAEFAQPLSPQRAREILSRAPGVTVVDVPTPLAAAGVDDSLVGRIRRDPGVPDGRGLALFVSGDNLRKGAALNTIQIAELLAAEL, encoded by the coding sequence ATGGTTGCCATTGGCGTAGTGGGCGCCACCGGCCAGGTGGGCCAGGTGATGCGAAGGCTGCTCGACGAGCGTGACTTCCCGGCAAGCAGCGTGCGGTTCTTCGCGTCGTCTCGCTCGCAGGGCCGCAAGCTGCCGTTCCGTGGCCAGGAGATCGAGGTCGAGGACGCCGAGACGGCCGACCCGACCGGCCTGGACATCGCGTTGTTCTCCGCCGGTGGGGCGATGTCGCGGGTGCAGGCGCCGCGGTTCGCCGCGGCGGGTGTGACGGTGATCGACAACTCGTCGGCCTGGCGCAAGGACCCCGACGTGCCGCTGGTGGTGTCCGAGGTGAACTTCGCGCGCGACGCACACCGGCGTCCCAAGGGCATCATCGCCAACCCGAACTGCACGACGATGGCCGCGATGCCGGTGCTCAAGGTGCTGCACGACGAGGCTCAGCTGGTGCGCCTGATTGTGTCGAGCTACCAGGCCGTGTCCGGCACCGGGCTGGCCGGCGTTGCCGAGCTCGCCGAGCAGGCCCGCGCCGTCATCGACGACGCCGAACAGCTGGTGCATGACGGCAGCGCGGTGACCTTCCCGGAGCCGAAGGCCTACGTCGCGCCGATCGCGTTCAACGTCGTACCGCTGGCCGGAAAGCTGGTCGACGACGACTCCGGTGAGACCGACGAGGACCAGAAGCTGCGCTCCGAAAGCCGCAAGATTCTGGGCATTCCGGACTTGCTGGTCAGCGGTACCTGTGTGCGGGTTCCGGTGTTCACCGGTCACTCGCTGTCGATCAACGCCGAGTTCGCCCAACCGCTGTCGCCGCAGCGAGCTCGCGAAATTCTTTCTCGTGCACCGGGAGTCACGGTGGTCGATGTCCCGACGCCACTGGCAGCCGCCGGCGTCGACGATTCCCTGGTGGGGCGGATTCGCCGCGACCCGGGCGTGCCGGACGGGCGGGGTCTGGCATTGTTCGTCTCGGGCGACAACCTGCGCAAAGGCGCGGCGTTGAACACTATTCAGATTGCCGAGCTCCTCGCCGCCGAGCTCTGA